A window of Chanodichthys erythropterus isolate Z2021 chromosome 16, ASM2448905v1, whole genome shotgun sequence genomic DNA:
GTCCAATTTCTACAGTATGTTGGTTCTGATCTACTTCCTAAAGGAAATAagcctttcatttatttgttattgtttagttCAACTTGAATCGAttattaaattttcaaaaatcgattttttatttatttttttttattttttttgtgcattattttattttgtaaaaaatgttataccGGGAGTTGAACGTCACGAACGCGCCCAGTTCCAGTTAGCAAGCGCGTGTAACGGCAGCCAGAGCAGGTGTGTAAAACTTTTTCTTTACCTGAGTCACAACACAATGtgatgtattcatttctgtgttCTACAGAACATAAGGTACATACAAATAATTCTGAAGTTATAACTACAAGACACAGAAAGTGCTTTGAGTTGTTGTTACTCAATGAAAGAGTTAAGTAATTCAgtagctgacttttttttttaatactgcaatcACTTTGTAGTGTATTTTCGTTTACTGTTGTGAAATGGAAAATCAATAATCGCTAATCGAGAATCGTTAATAATCGAAAATCGACTGTAATCGAATCGGGACTTAAATaatcgtaatcgaatcgaatcgggAAATCAGACAGATTAACCACCCCTAATTTAAATACAAGTTATTCTATGTTTTGTTATCTTAAACCCTCAAAATGTCAGGTGGTGCAACTGTCCAAACAAATGAacagatgaaaaaaaatatttaaaagtgtcttaataataaaattcatataaaataataaaataaaataaaaataatattttcatataaacattttttataaatatcaaTAGTTTTAAAGCTGTTGATATAATTGAAAATTTTGAATGTCATTTTTGAATGTCAGGGTGGCACAACCACAAACTTGGCTCTTTTATTAAGTAAACATGATAATGCATCATCCAGAGGACCACAACTGATGCTTGTGGCAGAGAGAAACGTGTGTATATCTCTCTCAAATACTGGTAAAAACTGCTCATTTCAAGTATGGGTAGATTGGTACACTTAccatgtcaggtggtacaactaCAGTATACAACTATTTGGTTGTACCGCCTGacataaaatataacaatttaatataattttttttaattttattttttactataggccataacatgaaaataattaatcagctTATCAGTATCAGCCAGAATTCAGGGCATCCCTAAAAATACACCAAGGTCAGACAGTCATTATCAGGCTAAAAGTAAATTAAGGGGTTTATTCTGCACTGGATGATTATATATTATCCTGTTTATTACATGCTACCAAATACATAGACAGGAAAAATCAAGTTCAGttgatatgattttttttttttttttcaaaatgccaGAGCCTCCATAGTGATAGACATGAAACGATCACATCTTTGTTTTTGACAGCAGAATGCAGTGAATTACCCATCAAAATGAAATATTccatataataacaataaactgtgacttaataattcataaaaattaATTCTTCTGTGGATGAAAAATAAATGTGCCAGCCAGACGACTTTGTGCATGACTTCAGATATTTCTGCTGATGTTACTGTGGTGTGGCCACACGTGTCTCACCTTGTTGGTCAGGGTCTGCGTTGCGGGACACTATGGCACTGATTGCTGGGAAGGTGATGCTGGACATGGCAGCAACAGCTCCAGCGGCCCACATCATCCTTAAGAGAAAAATAAACCAtcagcatctctctctctctcaatcgGTTTCAGTTCATTAACATGTGTAACTGGTTTTCAGGAGGTCATGTTTACTTGTCTGTCTGAGTTCTAGCCAAAAGACACAAATAGATAACTTCATGTGTGTAATGGCATGAAAAAATAAGTCAGTACATGACACCTTGAATGAAATCCATTGATTTTCTTCTTCCATTTCCCAAAATTATGTTTCAGAACAGCAAGTAGCTGTAAAATATCTTGTTAGAAATCCTTTAAATAAACCTTATGAAACACTACAATAAGTATTGATTTCAAGTAAAAATCCAATTACAATCTGTGACTTGAAGTGTATCATGTCTAATGAAGAGTTtgctgccctctagtgggtTTCTAGATGATCAACTCACCAGGGCTGGGAGCCAAAGCCATACCAGGCCAGCTGTAGGATTTGAAAGCCGAGACCTAACAAGATAGTGTTCTTATTCCCTATGGAACGCATCAGGATTCCCAGGACAACCGTCTGCAGAGAGAGATGAACCATTACTTTGCAAATATTCACTGGCTTCCCTTTCGATCCTAATGCCCGACGTAAGGGTGGGCGATACAAGACATTATTAACCGGTAGAAATGTGTCAACCACCATAATCTCTATTGCGGTTACGGTCACATGACTTTGCTGAGGTCACAAAAGCTTATTGTTTGCATGCGTTTTTAAGCATTGCGgttaaaaaacaatttattttaaaccaCTGAATCACAATAAGCAGCTAAAGAGAACTGATTTTTATATATGTGCACACTGAAAGATGGTTTCTGAGAGATGTGCGCACATGAAGCCACTGCTCATACAGAGTTTTTGCCGCTAAATGGGCATCATTTTGGGTATCAAATACacgtcaacatgcccgtctttgGGAGTATCCTTGTAAACAGTcatttatgtcttaagtgaatgcaaacagttgagaaagaaaacgcgtGTGTAACAGAATATTGTGCATTCGGTCTTCAAGTGACAGCAGTCTAATAAACCTAAAgtctaaataaatatttaatttacacagtgaAGATATGCGGTGttttttatacatttgattactttatacaatttatgaagGTTAGTATTTCTTATTCCTAGTGCTTGAAGTTTTTCCAGGTGGGTCTATTTATCTTTGTTCAATTGTAGTTTGTTGTCCTATTGCTTGTaattagtttctttgttcttatgTCTGTTTTActtgtcttcagtaagcttgAGGTTTTTACGTAGGCTagtattatttgtttgtcatatTCAAATTGGTGAAAAGAAGTATGAAGTTTCAATATTATCaaaaatttattatattaaaaccttatttaaagcaaaaatagcTATACTGCTTATAACACATCATTACTCATGAAATTACTCATATCGTGatttaagattttggtcatatcaTCTGCCCCTAGCCTGATGCACTCGCACAGTGAGCCGATTAGTACGAATGAACACATGCTGTGCTTCTCAGAGTCACGTGGTACAAACTCACAATGGAAGGGGTGGAAAAAAGCCTGGAAACCAACCTGAGCCAAGATGGACAGGATTCCCACCACAGCAATGAAGGCAGCGACTGTTTCTGACGTAAATCCAATGACCTGGGAAGATGAAAATTGGCAGTTTAAGAACATCATCTGATTTAATCATTCAATTACAGagcattttagttttttatttcatgtattATATAGTTATTAATactttgaattagcttttagccttatattttcagtttattttaatttttagcagttttgttatgtgcttttgtcatttatattagttttattaattcagtaattttagtactttaactaaaacatttcagttAGTCGCCAAGGTAGCATTtctatttttaagtttttcatctaatatttacattttattttatttcagccttattttaaataacaaaaatgtttcaatTTTAGTTGCAATAACACTGTTGTGAAATAAACCTTCGATTTATTAATACAAAACCCATTAACATCAACAGCATACAGTGTCGTTCATGTTGTTTCAGCCTAATTTCCAGCCTGACAGCAGAAGAAATTAAAGTGTTACGTAATGATGTTTCTAAGcattgtgtttatgcatttcACAAAATCACACAACACTCAGCTTTGAAATATGGACAAAAGGCATTTCAGCAGAAGCtgagagtttaaaaaaaaaaaaaaaaaaaaaaaaaaatcacatgactATCTATTTCTAACTGTTTGCTTGGAGGGTGAGGGAGTATATGTGACATGTGACTAACAGATATGTGACTCACTTTTTTGGTATTTGCTTAAGCTACAACAAGGTGAGTGTTTGCATAAACATCAATGCATATTCATGCCACCTGCAGCAGCGGCAACCTCAGAGACTGGCCATGCCACGAGATAAAAAGCAGTTCCAGTTGTGTGTCTTTTCTACATCGATATAAAGGTGTGCAGTGTACCTGTCTGAGATACAGGAAGAAACTGGAATACTGTCCAGCTTCAGGCAGGTAGGACAGGAAGACTGTGATGCAGATCAGGAGAACCGTGGAGTCCTGGCCCACCTTACGCAAGGACTGTGAACAAAAGAGTCACAGAGAGAGCGTGAGAAAGAGGGAGGAAGACACAGAGAGAATGAGTGGGCAGAAGAACAGCAACAGGTTTCATTTAATAAGTGACAGACGACATCTTCGCCATTCTTCTTCAAATGCCAactcatgtttttctttctttcctaaATGGTATTCACACTTGTACTGATTTGAGGCCACAAGGCAAACAGAGTAGGAACatgcaaaatgaaataaaaaaaaatcgttaGATTgggaaatataaaatatgttataataatgataacaataatagtaatataatataaataaatataaaaataaaatatataaacatatctataaaaaataaagatatataaaataattaaatatataaaaataaataaatgcattttatatatatatatatatatatatatatatatatgcgcaGTCAAACCAAATTGAttcaattattcattttttatttttttatatatatgtttttactagtgggtgcaggacactatagttcatttatgtaagtgaggatagcaaaataagtCTGTGACATTATACCCAaatattcttcatacagtggactaccagtaaaactgatacaaatttgggaccaaaaatgattcagacactttgacctgatcatgttttgcttaagtgttatctcacataattaagattaactttttctgacacagtttaactctgagatcttgtcatattttattaccattttacGAATGAAATAtccaaggtgtctgaatacattttggtttgactgtgtgtgatatatatatatatatatatatatataaaaataacaattttaaaatctatatttctattttttaaatattttttaaaatattttattcatgtgatggtaaagtttaattttcagcatcattactccaagtcttcagtgtcaaatgatccatcataaatcattctaatatgatgatttggtgcatttctaattttcacagTTGATTATCACAGTggtactgcttaatatttttgtggaaaccatgatcattttttaggattatttaatgtataaaaaaaattaaaaagagtaaattaatttgtttcaaatgaatgctgttGTCACTTTTCAACAATTTAATGCAAAATCTTACacaccacaaacttttgaatggcactGTATATGTATTAAACCACCAAAAACTTAGCAACCAAAATTAAAACTGATTTATCAGTTGTCCGAACAATGATCTTGACTCTAAAATTAGACCACCAATCAGGTTCCATCAACCTTCTCATGTGACAGATAAGACAAAGGTCATTGCATCCCCATGAATGTACTTGCACAGACATCAGTGACTCACTGCAAAGGGGTCTGCCTGCTCCCAGGAGATGGGGGCCCCCCAGGAGGCCGGTCTCATCTTCTCAGGCAGGGACTCAGGAACCGCTACCAGGATAAAACAGATGTCGAGCAGGGCAATGGCCGTGGCAAGGATCACCACCAACGTATCTCCATACGCCACTGACAGGTACGCACCGATCGCTGGGCTTGTCACCAGGCTGGCTGCAAAAGTGGCCGATACCTGTGGGAAAAGATTTAATCAACTGTGGTGACCACAAGGGAAATGTTCTTAACACAATTAACACTTTAATTTCATTGCAGTGCCAAAAAGGAAACCACAGACGGCTGTTAAAATAACAGGAAACCAACATGCGCCGACGATTCTAGGTATAGTTGCTGTGAAGTTGCTTACAGCATAACATCAAAAGGAAGTCATGAGTCATGTTCCTCTGCTCACCAGGCCATATGCTGTGCTCCTCTCATGCTCCTGGGTGATATCAGCCACATATGCAAAGATCACAGAGAAAGTGACCGCAAACACGCCAGACATGGAGATCACTGCGAAGTACCACCTGCAGGATCAGACGGAGAGAATGATTAAgtctaaaataaaacatttaacgaGTTTGAAATGCTCAAAATAAAAGActtaatacaaataaatatgtgaCTAAAATAATTGTACATTTATGAATTTGGCTAAAGTTTTCTAAAATGGTttacaattaacaacaaatCATattgtcaatcaatcaatatatAATACAATGACTGTGTCATTGTAGGGTTAAGataatgttgttattgttaacaaaaactgaaaatattaaaaattttagttaatataaataaacctgaaataatataaaatatactataaatattagatgaaaaacaaaatgtaaagtaTTTAGTACAAGAACTTAAATTACTCAAATAAAAATAaggaaattaaataaatagaatacTTTCTTAATTAAGtagaaatgacaaaaaaaaaaaaagaaatgcacaAAACTAAactactaaaacttaaactaaaattacaatgaaagctaaaatattaaacagtacaaaagtatataaataatactaaaataacattcaCAAATGAATATGCAGGTTATATTCTACCccaaaatcaaatgaaaaaaaaaaaaaaaaaaaaaactaaataaatatggCATAAAAATAgtctatttaatttttattaaaaagcaaaaaaaaaaaaaaaaaaaaaaaaaagattatcatattaaaataatttttatcactttaaaataatttgggCTGCCCCCAACTAAACATTTTTGTAGTAGACTATTAGTCAttaatttaagccattagtcaactaatcgcacaattatattaattaaattactgAAATATATACTGGGGGAATAAAACACCATATTGAGCCTTTAATATATTCAGGCGTAATATAGCCTATTCCTCGCTCAAGCGCACGCATAAACTTGCTGCAAAGCACCAGCAAAAGTATAAATGAGTcagagaaaaaaacagcaaggggacattttaattatttactaataaacgagtgttttctgagtcagtgtcagctgcaaagatgaagttgacgatGCTGACTCGCCATCTCCGCGCCATAGTGGATGCTCCTTTAGAgagaaatgcacatttcaaaCGGATTACATAAGCAGAGAGtgttttttattcaaattgGCTCATctaaaagttcatttttgtgacgAGTTCCAGTTCAAGGAGACCAAGACGGCAGAAAGCGCAtcctgtttttttctttattttaccaAGACACAACGTTTTCTcgttattgtgagtttacacgAATAAAAGTAGACCCTACAGTTTCAattcttatctgtatgaccaaaaataaCGAAGTATTGTAAGTTGTTTCCGCTGTTATCAAGTGATCACGCCAGCTCCTCCGTGTCTTGCAGTAATACTTTACCTTCTACACTCCGCACAAACACTTGGATCTACCTATCGCACAATTATTCAGGTTAACGTTAGAGCGGGCAGCAAAGTAAAGTTGTTACTActtgtgttttaaattatatgCCATATTTGAGGTTGATGAATGAacgtttggatttcctgccTGACATACTGTAATTACCACAAGGACCCGCCGTTAATGATCGGTCCTTCACAGACTGCGTGACTCCAccatgagtttttttttttccttctgcgACTAAACGATTAATACCATTTTGGTTGACTAAGCCTCTTCTAGTCAACTAACATttagtcgactattagggggcagcccttaaaataatatgtaataagAATTAGATTTTCTGTAATTTCACATTAAAGTAGGAAACCGCTTCATGCAAGAGGCTTACCATGGGCTGATCTTCATGAGAGGGATGGGAGCGCAGGTGAAGAACACCGTGAGCAGCAGGAAGGACTTCCGGCCCCACACATCTGACAGAGCACCGATTAATGGAGCACTCAGGAAAGACAGCAGGCCCTGAGTGAATACAAGAGCACATGGCTTCCAGTTACTCTGAAAGTTTTGAAAACAACTGCATGG
This region includes:
- the mfsd14a2 gene encoding MFSD14 family MFS transporter isoform X2; the protein is MTGEKKKKKRLNRSILLAKKIIIKDGGTGIGEPSVYHAVVVIFLEFFAWGLLTTPMLTVLHQTFPQHTFLMNGLIHGVKGLLSFLSAPLIGALSDVWGRKSFLLLTVFFTCAPIPLMKISPWWYFAVISMSGVFAVTFSVIFAYVADITQEHERSTAYGLVSATFAASLVTSPAIGAYLSVAYGDTLVVILATAIALLDICFILVAVPESLPEKMRPASWGAPISWEQADPFASLRKVGQDSTVLLICITVFLSYLPEAGQYSSFFLYLRQVIGFTSETVAAFIAVVGILSILAQTVVLGILMRSIGNKNTILLGLGFQILQLAWYGFGSQPWMMWAAGAVAAMSSITFPAISAIVSRNADPDQQGVVQGMITGIRGLCNGLGPALYGFVFYLFHVELSEMDPAESPEKGAKPNMANPTDESAIIPGPPFLFGACSVLLSLLVALFIPEHNALNMRPSSYKKHNNGAQSHLHSSQGGPCEGKEPLLEDSSV
- the mfsd14a2 gene encoding MFSD14 family MFS transporter isoform X1 — encoded protein: MTGEKKKKKRLNRSILLAKKIIIKDGGTPQGIGEPSVYHAVVVIFLEFFAWGLLTTPMLTVLHQTFPQHTFLMNGLIHGVKGLLSFLSAPLIGALSDVWGRKSFLLLTVFFTCAPIPLMKISPWWYFAVISMSGVFAVTFSVIFAYVADITQEHERSTAYGLVSATFAASLVTSPAIGAYLSVAYGDTLVVILATAIALLDICFILVAVPESLPEKMRPASWGAPISWEQADPFASLRKVGQDSTVLLICITVFLSYLPEAGQYSSFFLYLRQVIGFTSETVAAFIAVVGILSILAQTVVLGILMRSIGNKNTILLGLGFQILQLAWYGFGSQPWMMWAAGAVAAMSSITFPAISAIVSRNADPDQQGVVQGMITGIRGLCNGLGPALYGFVFYLFHVELSEMDPAESPEKGAKPNMANPTDESAIIPGPPFLFGACSVLLSLLVALFIPEHNALNMRPSSYKKHNNGAQSHLHSSQGGPCEGKEPLLEDSSV